CACTTTAGAGAAAAAATTATTTAAAGTGTCGCTTTAGAATTCAAGATAAAAAATAGTAATAATTGTTCTCAACTATACTTATATTAAAGAATTTCTTCTTCTTAATAATGCTCAATTCTAAAAAATATCTACTAATAAATAATGATAACTTAATAAACTATAtcatatatttattattatttttaatgagctaaaatgacacttattttggaatgaAAAGAGTATTGGATTATGTAAAAAATACTTTTCTGAACTGATAAAAATTAACTCGTCTGACAGTTTCGTATTTGTAGGGCCTGGCCGGCTAAAAATTCAATGCCATTTGGATGTTTCTTTCGCCGTCACACTAACCTTATCTCCACGACCTTTTCTATGACCTCCTATTAGTGGCATTATTTGTCGGATTTACGTTATACATGTTGTTACGGTAAAAAAAGTTTTTGAATTATAACTTTTGATAACATGTTAGCTATTATTCTCTCCGTCTCGCTTTGTCGACAGATTTCTATATTTTCTGAATGACTTTTTTATAGTCATATAAATATTATGATGTATTTtagatcataaatttcaaaagtttaaTAGTCACACAAATTTTATGGCATATTTGGACAATAAATTTTTAAGAAATCATTTTCTTATTAAACTTTATGtcttgtcaaatatagtaaattAAAACAGAGGGCGTAATAACTTTATCAGATTAATAATTAAAGAGAATTGATTATTGATTATATCATTTAAATGATTGAATTGTCGAAATATTTGTTACGTGAGTGCATACAGCTTAACCCTTTATTTATCTTCTCTTGTTTAAATTATATAAAACCGGACGGTTGACCTCCATTAGACCATAAACCCACTGATAAGTCATTGGAGTGACCGTAGAAGGTCGTTATCCTTTACATGTGTGCTTTATGACTAATTCAACATCTTAAAATTGGGTCCTACCGCTACTTAAAATAATTAATCAAAGGGCCCCCACACCCTTGTCCTATTAGTAGTGTTAACCCTAAAGACTCTTCAACGAACATATATATCCGTTATTCCAATACGTAACTCGTGAATAAGAAGCGCCAGAGGAGCGTTTTAACACCTCATTTTTCATGCTATCCCATTTATATATCTTCTACAAATAAATATATATGAAGTGAGTGAGGGGATTGGAATTGTTAAGAAGTCGTAAATTGAGAAAATGGCCTCTCATAATCATGAAGATTTTGAGACGTGTTCTAATTCTTATTCTACTCCAAAGCTTTCTTTATCTAAACTTCCAAACAAGCCAATTAGAAATAATAATCATCATCTAGCTGCATATACTACTCCACCACTTCATCCATTAGTTTCAATCCCATTTCAATGGGAAGAAGCACCTGGAAAACCAAAATCACCTACCAAGTCCAAAGTAGCAAGGTGTCTAGACTTGCCACCAAGGTTGTTGTTGAGTGAAGCTATGAAAATTACTAACACGCCCTCGCCAACGACGGTGTTGGACGGGCCTTATGCAGGCCGGTCTTTTTCTTCGATTAATGAAGCAGCACTTGAGAAGAAAGATATCAGTGGTAATAATAAGGACATGTTGATGAGATCATGTAGATGGGAAAGCTTCAAGGAGAATAATGGAGGAGTTGTTGTCAAGGGTAGTTTTGACTTTTCCGGTCCTCTCAGTAGTACTACTTCAAGTgcttatgattttgatatacATCAAAGGAAGGTCCTAAGGTTTACAAGGAAAGGAAGCTTCTTCAGTTTCTCTCGTAACAATTCTAACCTCTTGGTAAGTGTCTTCTAATATCCTTTCCTAATATTAGCCTAAAAGATATGTGAGTATTAGTTTTAAGAAAGATATTGTATTCTTGTTGTAATGAAAGAACATTTTCATCTTTACTAAAGAAAAATAAGAATTAGTAACGgatattttttgttgtttttttgtcGTTAAACAACAAAAAATTGTCACCAACCCTATTTAAGACCGGATTAGTGATGGATTATTAAAAAAATTGTTATGCACATGAGGTTTAGTGATAAATTAGCGATAACTTTCATAGTTGATCCATGTTTTCTAACAAGATACAAATTCAGTGGTTCAACAAAAGGCGATTATACTTTTTTGGTAAGTCAACACTAAAATCGAACAATAAAAAATTTAGTAAAACACACTGAATATAAAAATTGCTTCAGACTGACACTGAACTTGTTTTATATTAA
The nucleotide sequence above comes from Lycium barbarum isolate Lr01 chromosome 3, ASM1917538v2, whole genome shotgun sequence. Encoded proteins:
- the LOC132632097 gene encoding uncharacterized protein At4g00950, with the protein product MASHNHEDFETCSNSYSTPKLSLSKLPNKPIRNNNHHLAAYTTPPLHPLVSIPFQWEEAPGKPKSPTKSKVARCLDLPPRLLLSEAMKITNTPSPTTVLDGPYAGRSFSSINEAALEKKDISGNNKDMLMRSCRWESFKENNGGVVVKGSFDFSGPLSSTTSSAYDFDIHQRKVLRFTRKGSFFSFSRNNSNLLGGIYDSIKQAVPWRWRRTKSKRAL